Proteins from a single region of Chengkuizengella sediminis:
- a CDS encoding aquaporin, protein MTKKLIAEFLGTYFLILAGTGAIVTNFITGDLTHVGVAITWGLVVMAMIYTFGHISGAHFNPAVTIGFLTNRSISGKEATFYIVTQILAGLAASTTLLILFGNIANLGATLPREGWLQTFIIEFILTFFLMMVILGSAVHGKAVKSFAGIAIGTTVGLEAMFAGPISGASMNPARSIGPAMLSGTLEHLWIYIVATTLGSIAAAVIYQFIREK, encoded by the coding sequence ATGACAAAAAAACTAATAGCAGAATTTTTAGGCACTTACTTTTTAATATTAGCAGGTACAGGTGCCATTGTTACGAACTTCATAACAGGAGATTTAACACATGTTGGAGTAGCTATAACATGGGGACTTGTTGTGATGGCCATGATTTATACATTCGGTCATATTTCAGGAGCACATTTTAATCCAGCAGTGACAATCGGATTTTTAACGAATCGAAGCATTAGTGGGAAGGAAGCTACTTTTTATATTGTGACTCAAATTTTAGCCGGTTTAGCAGCAAGTACTACCCTTCTAATTTTATTTGGAAACATAGCTAATTTAGGTGCTACATTACCTAGAGAAGGATGGTTACAAACTTTTATCATAGAATTTATTCTTACATTCTTTTTGATGATGGTTATCCTAGGTTCTGCTGTTCATGGAAAAGCTGTGAAGTCTTTTGCTGGGATCGCAATCGGTACTACAGTGGGTCTTGAAGCTATGTTTGCAGGACCAATCAGCGGAGCTTCTATGAACCCTGCTAGATCCATTGGTCCAGCAATGTTATCTGGAACATTAGAACATTTATGGATATATATTGTCGCTACAACATTAGGTTCAATTGCAGCAGCTGTTATTTATCAATTTATACGTGAGAAATAA
- a CDS encoding serine hydrolase, with amino-acid sequence MKYYIQCLIVFILFFSTSISSFAQEEKIPESLLDELNSLGNIAFYYENLVTGTSMSYQKEKVYAGASTIKLPLAVYIYQEAANGNLNLDQKLTYSIYHYYEGSGVIQFQPFGTQYTIRELVKKMVVHSDNVAYIMLTEKMGRANFISFLKEIGGKNVFPNGYNRLSAEDLATYAKSLNEFIDEHELLGQELLDVFVYTDYNDTIPAGVSELNVAHKVGYLPLELVYHDVGIVYDEQPYILVIMTKGIPYEKVRGVIAQTTKKIHNIHLNLKPVHIQVNGEKVFFPDAQPVMSPEGGTTYVPVRFITEHLGGQVHWSNGILNVTLNETEMIFNIESKQMVLINGIEEELSSEIKVRENRIYVPLRIITETLGFQVQWDQENRTVKIQ; translated from the coding sequence ATGAAATACTACATTCAGTGTCTAATAGTTTTTATATTATTCTTTTCTACCTCAATAAGTAGTTTTGCTCAAGAAGAAAAAATACCAGAGTCATTGCTAGATGAACTCAACTCTCTTGGTAATATCGCTTTTTATTATGAGAATTTAGTAACCGGTACATCGATGTCTTATCAAAAAGAAAAGGTTTATGCTGGGGCGAGTACAATAAAATTGCCTTTGGCTGTGTATATTTATCAAGAAGCAGCTAATGGCAACTTGAATCTGGATCAAAAATTAACCTATTCAATTTACCATTACTATGAAGGAAGTGGCGTAATTCAATTTCAGCCATTTGGTACCCAATATACGATTCGTGAGTTAGTAAAAAAGATGGTTGTACATAGTGATAATGTCGCTTATATCATGCTTACTGAGAAAATGGGGAGAGCGAACTTTATCTCTTTTTTAAAAGAAATAGGTGGGAAAAATGTTTTCCCGAATGGATATAATAGATTAAGCGCAGAAGACTTAGCCACCTATGCTAAATCATTAAATGAATTTATAGATGAACATGAATTATTGGGACAAGAATTGTTAGATGTATTTGTTTATACGGATTATAATGACACGATACCTGCTGGTGTTAGCGAGTTAAATGTAGCGCATAAAGTAGGTTATCTTCCATTAGAGTTAGTTTATCATGATGTTGGAATTGTTTATGATGAACAACCTTACATTCTTGTGATAATGACTAAGGGAATACCATATGAAAAGGTAAGAGGTGTCATAGCTCAGACAACTAAAAAAATTCATAACATTCATTTGAATTTAAAACCAGTACATATTCAAGTGAATGGTGAAAAAGTATTTTTTCCAGATGCTCAACCGGTGATGAGTCCTGAAGGAGGAACAACCTATGTTCCAGTTCGATTTATCACAGAACATTTAGGTGGGCAAGTACATTGGTCTAACGGCATATTAAATGTAACTCTAAATGAAACAGAGATGATTTTTAATATTGAAAGTAAACAGATGGTTTTAATTAATGGGATAGAGGAAGAGTTAAGTTCAGAAATTAAAGTAAGAGAAAACCGTATTTATGTACCTCTTAGAATAATTACTGAAACTTTAGGTTTTCAAGTACAATGGGATCAGGAAAATAGAACTGTTAAAATACAATAA
- a CDS encoding right-handed parallel beta-helix repeat-containing protein → MAIFNLTPTDNIQVVIDNDANSGDTIRLAAGIYSQSIMIGMNKNSIRIIGAGIEKTIFEGTELGLVNGIDIQASSMVTIENLTVQNFNERGILIQTSDNIINKVKSQNNQNNGMEISTVAERNLIMESESNNNGSNEAINVDGIQVNGEHNYIVKCKFIGNSNDGMELKSSNNLVFLNLAKDNGSEGYASDSDVDSDDFNLFICNQSIRNRDDGFEFDDSNLLLWNKALVNNDDGLEINGDHNLLWGNEVKCNTEDGIDLGNHCNNRLLRNNVLKNGIQQIDSGIEIEGGDGNIVDYNTVLNHVHSGILVGQNAESNVVRSNCLKENNPDIQAVPPASVNTLFNENNCTTSDPNGLCQINNFFNVPGDFDTIQEAIDAVPEEGFTIQVGAGIFKEAITINNTGQVRNKIRIVGVGREKTIIDGTDTIDEIGIDIEDASFITIENLTVQNFDSFGIRVNTSDNVLHCVNVFGNQNSGIFITGLNERNMVMKCESSQNIGIGISVNGDHNYIVCSQCSRNNGEGIRFNSGEFNLAYHNFCDGNQSEGIEPAGDNNFIISNCTLNNSDGIEVDDDHNLLLWNKSFRNQRDGINVEDSNNLVWGNVCYNNERNGIFVEENNNLIIYNHIKNNNDEGIRIEDNDFLPSANFNMIDNNIIINNKKAGILLAIGSDNNIVRSNCLFGNPLDIDDQGTDNILDEN, encoded by the coding sequence ATGGCTATATTTAACTTAACGCCAACCGATAATATTCAGGTTGTAATCGATAATGATGCAAATTCAGGAGACACAATTCGTTTAGCCGCAGGAATATATTCTCAGTCTATCATGATTGGTATGAACAAAAACAGCATTCGAATCATTGGAGCTGGAATAGAAAAAACGATTTTCGAAGGAACTGAATTAGGTCTGGTGAACGGTATTGATATACAAGCTTCGTCAATGGTTACAATTGAAAATTTAACGGTTCAAAATTTTAATGAGAGAGGAATTCTAATTCAAACAAGTGATAACATCATAAATAAAGTAAAATCACAAAACAATCAAAACAATGGTATGGAAATTTCAACAGTTGCTGAAAGAAATTTAATTATGGAGTCAGAATCCAATAATAATGGAAGCAATGAAGCTATTAACGTAGATGGAATTCAAGTAAATGGAGAACATAATTATATTGTAAAATGTAAGTTTATTGGAAATTCAAATGATGGGATGGAGTTGAAAAGTTCCAATAATCTTGTGTTCTTGAATCTTGCAAAAGACAATGGTAGTGAAGGGTATGCATCAGATTCTGATGTAGACTCAGATGATTTTAATTTATTTATATGTAATCAGTCCATTAGAAATCGTGATGATGGCTTTGAATTTGATGATAGTAATTTATTATTATGGAATAAAGCTTTAGTTAATAATGATGATGGTCTTGAAATCAATGGTGATCATAACTTGCTTTGGGGCAATGAAGTAAAGTGTAATACTGAGGATGGCATCGACCTAGGTAATCATTGTAATAATAGACTTCTAAGAAATAATGTTCTTAAGAATGGGATTCAACAAATTGATAGTGGAATTGAGATTGAAGGTGGTGATGGTAATATTGTAGACTATAACACAGTTTTAAACCATGTGCATTCAGGGATATTAGTAGGGCAAAATGCTGAAAGTAATGTGGTTCGATCTAACTGTTTAAAAGAAAATAACCCTGACATTCAAGCTGTTCCACCTGCGAGTGTAAACACTTTATTCAACGAAAATAATTGTACTACAAGTGATCCTAATGGATTATGCCAAATCAATAACTTTTTTAACGTACCAGGTGATTTTGACACTATTCAAGAAGCTATTGATGCTGTACCTGAGGAAGGGTTTACTATTCAAGTTGGTGCAGGAATTTTTAAAGAGGCAATTACTATAAATAATACAGGTCAAGTTAGAAACAAAATCCGTATCGTTGGTGTTGGAAGAGAGAAAACGATTATTGATGGTACAGATACAATAGATGAAATCGGGATTGATATAGAAGATGCTTCGTTCATCACTATTGAAAACCTTACTGTACAAAATTTTGATAGTTTTGGCATACGAGTGAACACTAGTGATAATGTACTACATTGTGTAAATGTGTTTGGAAATCAAAACAGTGGGATTTTCATAACGGGATTAAATGAACGTAATATGGTCATGAAATGCGAGTCAAGTCAAAATATTGGTATTGGAATTTCAGTAAACGGCGATCACAACTATATCGTTTGTAGTCAGTGTAGTAGAAATAACGGCGAGGGGATAAGATTTAATAGTGGTGAGTTTAACCTAGCATATCATAATTTCTGCGATGGGAATCAATCTGAAGGAATAGAGCCTGCTGGCGATAATAATTTTATTATTAGTAATTGTACATTGAATAATAGTGATGGGATTGAAGTAGATGATGATCACAATTTACTCCTTTGGAACAAATCATTTAGGAATCAACGTGATGGGATTAATGTAGAAGACAGTAATAATTTAGTTTGGGGTAATGTTTGTTACAACAATGAACGTAATGGGATCTTTGTTGAAGAAAATAACAATTTAATCATTTATAATCACATAAAAAACAATAATGATGAAGGTATCAGAATTGAAGATAATGATTTTTTACCTTCTGCTAATTTTAATATGATTGACAATAATATCATTATAAACAACAAAAAAGCAGGAATTTTGTTAGCTATTGGTAGTGACAATAACATCGTTCGATCTAATTGTTTATTTGGTAATCCACTAGATATTGATGATCAAGGAACAGACAATATTTTAGATGAAAACTAA
- the abc-f gene encoding ribosomal protection-like ABC-F family protein — protein MIICAVHDVSKTLGGNMIFEKLRFEVKDGERIGLVGTNGSGKTTILKLISGIESCDEGKIHIKKEAKVGYLEQIPTYVEEDTVRDVLCGAFKEINELNKIMRSIEEKMETDVHNLEKLLKQYGDMQEVFTKLGGYEMEADLMKICNGLGITSLLDQPFSKCSGGEQTKIGLGLILLKKPELLLLDEPTNHLDIQALQWLESFMKTYQGSVIIVSHDRYFLDEVVMKIIEIEDGELHLYHGNYSYFVDEKEKRLLNQFAAFQEQQKKIKKMKETIKQLREWANRANPPNAKLYKRAKNMERALERMEKIKKPKLENTKMKFDLQMKERSGKDVVKIENVTKGFNENILFKELSFSVRYQDRIALIGNNGSGKSTLLKMILDEIMPDEGSVQIGRNVRIGYLSQHVFKNQHEGRLIDLFREQVHVTEAEARHILAKFMFYGYSVFKKVSQLSGGERMRVRLAQLMNQNMNLIILDEPTNHLDIDSREVLEETLEQFEGTILCVSHDRYLLNRCFDQTYWLENGKIFKYIGNYDTAKQKHQL, from the coding sequence ATGATTATTTGTGCAGTTCATGATGTAAGTAAAACCTTAGGTGGAAACATGATTTTTGAAAAATTAAGATTTGAAGTCAAAGATGGAGAACGTATCGGTTTAGTAGGTACGAATGGAAGTGGGAAAACAACCATTTTAAAACTCATATCTGGAATTGAGTCATGTGATGAAGGTAAAATTCATATTAAAAAAGAAGCAAAGGTTGGTTATCTAGAACAAATTCCAACTTATGTTGAAGAGGATACCGTTAGGGATGTATTATGTGGAGCTTTTAAAGAGATCAACGAGTTAAACAAAATAATGAGAAGTATCGAAGAAAAAATGGAAACAGATGTTCACAATTTAGAAAAGCTATTGAAGCAATATGGGGATATGCAAGAAGTTTTTACTAAATTGGGCGGTTACGAAATGGAAGCGGATCTTATGAAGATCTGTAATGGTTTAGGGATCACTTCTTTGTTGGATCAACCATTTTCAAAATGTAGTGGTGGAGAACAAACGAAAATTGGTTTGGGGTTAATATTATTAAAAAAACCTGAATTATTATTGTTAGATGAACCTACAAATCACCTAGATATTCAAGCATTACAATGGTTAGAAAGCTTTATGAAAACCTATCAAGGATCAGTCATCATTGTATCTCATGACCGTTATTTTTTAGATGAAGTCGTTATGAAAATCATTGAAATAGAAGATGGAGAACTTCATTTGTATCATGGAAATTACTCTTATTTTGTAGATGAAAAAGAAAAAAGACTTTTAAATCAGTTCGCTGCATTTCAAGAGCAGCAGAAAAAAATCAAAAAAATGAAGGAAACCATTAAACAACTGAGGGAATGGGCAAATCGAGCGAACCCACCAAATGCAAAATTGTATAAGCGAGCCAAAAACATGGAAAGAGCACTTGAACGTATGGAAAAGATTAAAAAACCGAAACTAGAAAATACAAAAATGAAATTTGATCTTCAAATGAAAGAACGAAGTGGCAAAGATGTGGTGAAGATTGAAAATGTCACAAAAGGTTTTAATGAAAATATTCTTTTTAAAGAATTATCTTTTTCAGTACGTTATCAAGATCGCATTGCTTTAATTGGTAACAACGGAAGTGGAAAGTCAACTCTTCTAAAAATGATACTGGATGAAATAATGCCAGATGAAGGTTCAGTCCAAATAGGTAGGAATGTTAGAATTGGCTATTTATCTCAACATGTGTTTAAAAATCAACATGAGGGAAGGCTCATTGATTTATTCAGAGAGCAGGTTCATGTAACAGAAGCAGAAGCACGACATATTTTAGCCAAATTTATGTTTTATGGGTATTCAGTTTTTAAAAAAGTAAGTCAGTTAAGCGGTGGAGAAAGAATGCGAGTAAGGCTTGCACAGTTAATGAACCAGAACATGAACCTCATCATCTTAGATGAACCAACCAATCATTTGGATATTGATTCTCGTGAAGTTTTAGAGGAGACATTGGAACAATTTGAAGGAACTATCTTATGTGTATCTCATGATCGCTATTTATTAAATCGTTGTTTTGATCAAACGTACTGGCTTGAAAATGGTAAAATATTTAAGTATATTGGTAATTACGATACTGCGAAACAAAAACATCAACTCTAA
- a CDS encoding multicopper oxidase domain-containing protein, with protein MTKPLDPKLIPKYVNQLVVPPVFKPFVVRDPSTGEVLSHNYTIFTTGFKQQLLPPDFPETLVWGYEGIIEDGSCFSATPGPTFEAVKEIPVNVQWVNNLTDPHFLPVDPTLHWANPNNMPTPEPPFQSFPPGYPLAQCPVPVSTHLHGGEVRSDSDGGPESWFTAGEEKTGPNFTQSRFTYPNQQEPSTLWYHDHTLGITRLNVVAGLSGFYLLRDPNNDIEPLLPSGPFEIPIVIQDRSFNEDGSLLFPNIGVNPEVHPYWVNDFLGNSIMVNGKVWPNLDVERRQYRIRFLNGSNSRFFNLKLSNDQSFIQIGSDGGFLRCPVTLTELLIAPAERADVLIDFSKVRPGTKIIVTNDAFAPFPGGDRPDPDTTGQIMQFTVLDTPPVRPVRLPPILNNIPILIPDVPKQTFTLNVVREETEPGPRELLLDGQRWESPISEMPQVGSTVDWVLANVSAATHPIHVHLVQFQMVSRQLFDSVRYLADWESLNGKPPLQHPTIPLDVEPYLIGKPMEPDLNEQGWKDTFRANPNEVTILRLRFAPQNIESGGSKPGVNQFSFDPTIGPGYVWHCHILDHEDNDMMRPMKVVSGLILESNPQSCCEVVVEGNTQLVPPALNNAPISDSKTVFAEIEKVCPEKVIISGFLRKSITYTAVLDNGVKEDNTITDDLPFQCIIDREDANENDSFMVTGSTVLCEVFANTQNFGAHPETNDEVAYNFIEKDIIKVCIRKNQ; from the coding sequence ATGACAAAACCTTTAGATCCAAAGTTAATTCCTAAGTATGTTAATCAATTAGTGGTTCCCCCTGTATTTAAACCTTTCGTTGTAAGGGATCCATCTACAGGTGAAGTACTGAGTCACAACTATACAATTTTTACAACTGGGTTCAAACAACAACTTCTTCCACCAGATTTTCCTGAAACACTTGTGTGGGGTTATGAGGGCATTATAGAAGATGGCTCTTGTTTCAGTGCTACTCCAGGACCTACTTTTGAAGCTGTTAAAGAAATACCTGTAAATGTTCAGTGGGTAAATAACCTTACTGATCCACATTTTCTTCCAGTGGATCCCACCCTGCACTGGGCAAATCCCAACAATATGCCCACACCAGAACCACCTTTTCAATCATTTCCACCGGGATATCCACTAGCCCAATGTCCAGTTCCTGTATCTACTCACTTGCACGGTGGAGAAGTTAGATCTGATTCTGATGGAGGTCCTGAATCGTGGTTTACAGCTGGAGAGGAAAAAACGGGGCCTAACTTCACTCAATCGCGCTTCACTTATCCAAACCAGCAGGAACCTTCTACCCTATGGTACCATGATCATACACTTGGTATCACACGACTTAATGTTGTTGCTGGACTTTCTGGATTTTACTTGTTGAGAGATCCCAATAATGATATTGAACCTCTTCTTCCAAGTGGACCGTTTGAAATTCCTATCGTTATTCAGGACCGTTCATTTAATGAAGATGGTTCATTATTGTTCCCTAACATCGGTGTTAATCCAGAAGTACATCCTTATTGGGTTAATGATTTTTTAGGCAATTCCATTATGGTGAATGGTAAGGTTTGGCCAAACCTCGATGTTGAACGTAGGCAGTACCGTATTAGATTCCTTAATGGATCGAATTCCCGATTCTTTAATCTAAAACTATCAAACGATCAGTCGTTTATACAGATTGGTTCTGATGGAGGTTTTTTACGTTGTCCAGTGACACTCACTGAACTTCTGATTGCACCAGCAGAACGTGCTGACGTGTTAATTGATTTTTCTAAAGTACGTCCAGGAACTAAAATTATTGTAACGAATGATGCTTTTGCTCCTTTCCCTGGTGGAGATCGACCAGATCCAGATACTACAGGGCAAATTATGCAGTTCACTGTGCTTGATACACCACCAGTACGACCAGTGAGGCTTCCACCCATACTAAATAACATACCTATACTGATTCCAGATGTTCCAAAACAAACCTTCACTCTAAATGTGGTGCGTGAAGAAACAGAACCTGGTCCTCGTGAATTATTATTGGACGGTCAAAGGTGGGAATCTCCAATCTCAGAAATGCCACAGGTTGGATCAACTGTGGATTGGGTTTTAGCTAATGTATCGGCAGCAACCCATCCTATCCACGTACACTTGGTTCAGTTTCAAATGGTCAGTCGACAGCTCTTTGACTCTGTAAGATACTTAGCGGATTGGGAAAGTCTAAATGGTAAACCTCCTCTCCAGCATCCAACGATCCCCTTAGATGTAGAACCCTATCTTATAGGCAAACCTATGGAGCCAGATTTGAATGAACAGGGATGGAAAGATACTTTTCGAGCAAACCCAAATGAAGTCACTATACTTCGACTTCGTTTTGCACCACAAAATATAGAATCAGGAGGTTCCAAACCTGGAGTAAATCAATTTTCATTTGATCCTACAATCGGTCCTGGATATGTATGGCACTGCCATATTTTAGATCATGAAGATAATGATATGATGAGACCAATGAAGGTTGTATCTGGTCTTATCCTCGAAAGCAATCCACAATCTTGTTGTGAGGTTGTTGTTGAAGGAAATACACAGTTGGTACCACCTGCATTAAATAATGCACCCATTTCTGATAGTAAAACAGTCTTTGCTGAAATAGAAAAAGTATGTCCTGAAAAAGTTATTATTAGTGGTTTCCTTCGTAAGAGTATTACCTATACTGCAGTCTTAGATAACGGAGTTAAAGAAGATAATACGATTACTGACGATCTTCCTTTTCAGTGTATTATTGATCGAGAAGATGCGAATGAGAATGACTCTTTCATGGTTACCGGTTCAACCGTTTTATGTGAGGTTTTTGCTAATACACAGAACTTTGGAGCACATCCTGAAACGAATGATGAAGTAGCTTATAATTTTATTGAAAAAGACATCATTAAGGTTTGTATCAGAAAAAATCAATAA
- a CDS encoding RAxF-45 family protein — protein sequence MLHSVEGRTGYLSYVYIVRAIFAGVVFNGIRMPIFNKTTSYYRM from the coding sequence ATGTTACATTCTGTAGAAGGTCGCACAGGATATTTATCATATGTGTATATTGTCCGTGCAATTTTTGCTGGTGTTGTTTTCAATGGGATTCGTATGCCCATTTTTAATAAAACAACATCATATTACAGAATGTAA
- a CDS encoding DUF899 domain-containing protein, with translation MNNQKIISREEWLEIRKAHLEKEKAFTLQKDQLSRDRRELPWVRVEKEYVFDGPNGKETLEQLFEGRSQLIVYHFMFGPNEKEGCKSCSFWADNFNGAIVHLNHRDITMIAVSKAGLSTLEEYKKRMGWRFKWVSSFSNDFNRDYKVSFTKEEIEKGEKLYNFGTVEAPHDEAHGISVFYKNEQGEVFHTYSTYSRGLDMVNSAYQYMDLVPKGRGNEEDLSYSMAWVQRHDSYNY, from the coding sequence ATGAATAATCAAAAAATAATTTCTAGAGAAGAATGGCTTGAAATACGAAAGGCTCACCTTGAAAAGGAAAAAGCATTTACTCTTCAAAAAGACCAATTGAGTCGTGATAGACGAGAACTCCCTTGGGTAAGGGTAGAAAAGGAATATGTGTTTGATGGTCCAAATGGTAAGGAAACTCTAGAACAGCTTTTTGAGGGAAGAAGTCAACTCATTGTGTATCACTTTATGTTTGGACCTAATGAAAAAGAAGGTTGTAAGAGTTGTTCTTTTTGGGCAGATAACTTTAACGGAGCTATTGTTCATCTCAACCATAGAGATATTACAATGATTGCTGTTTCTAAAGCTGGATTAAGCACATTAGAGGAGTATAAAAAGCGCATGGGATGGAGATTTAAGTGGGTTTCATCCTTTAGTAATGATTTTAACCGTGATTATAAAGTTTCATTTACTAAAGAAGAAATTGAAAAGGGAGAAAAGCTCTATAATTTTGGAACTGTCGAAGCCCCTCACGATGAGGCGCATGGAATCAGTGTCTTTTATAAAAATGAGCAGGGCGAAGTGTTTCATACTTATTCTACTTATTCACGTGGTTTGGACATGGTAAATAGTGCATATCAATATATGGACTTAGTTCCAAAAGGGCGTGGTAACGAAGAAGATCTCTCTTATAGTATGGCATGGGTGCAAAGGCATGATAGCTATAACTATTAA
- a CDS encoding NADPH-dependent FMN reductase gives MLKQQINVLGFAGSLRKDSFNRALLREAINLSPEEMKITDFDLTEIPMFNEDVEKAEDPDIVTTFKDAIREADALLIVTPEYNNAIPGVLKNALDWASRGGKEAPLLKKPIAIMGGTPGRAGTAQAQAQLRQTLITTRSLVMVEPQVLISEVHRKFDEQGHLTDEKTGQYIQRLLNGLEDWIKHFNK, from the coding sequence ATGTTGAAACAACAAATAAACGTATTAGGATTTGCAGGTAGTCTAAGAAAAGATTCATTTAATCGTGCATTACTTCGTGAAGCAATCAACCTTTCCCCGGAAGAAATGAAAATAACGGATTTTGATTTAACTGAAATTCCCATGTTTAATGAGGATGTTGAAAAAGCTGAAGATCCTGACATTGTAACTACTTTTAAAGATGCGATTCGTGAAGCAGATGCATTACTCATTGTCACACCAGAATATAACAATGCTATTCCTGGAGTCCTAAAAAATGCACTTGATTGGGCATCTAGGGGAGGTAAAGAAGCACCTCTTTTAAAAAAACCAATTGCTATTATGGGAGGAACACCAGGTCGAGCTGGAACTGCTCAAGCACAGGCTCAATTAAGACAAACTCTAATTACTACTCGTTCACTTGTTATGGTTGAACCACAAGTATTAATTTCAGAAGTTCATCGTAAATTTGATGAACAAGGACACCTTACCGATGAGAAAACGGGTCAATACATTCAAAGATTGCTTAATGGATTAGAAGATTGGATAAAGCATTTTAATAAATAA
- a CDS encoding phosphotransferase family protein: MYNDYIDRIKQVYPEILIKDIEPNVIGQNNDVLIINKSLVFRFPKYKLGITKLKEETAILKSINNSLTTQIPNPIYQSFEQMEVGQVFTGYKLIQGSPFWREEFEKIKDKDLVKKLALQLVTFLIELHSIPIEQIERVLNKKKKNDVTSDVKVLFNKIENKLYSFMSKDAKEKVSHMFESILNNERNLDIKQRLTHGDFGASNILWKSNSSEISGVIDFGGIEIGDPAYDFSGILSSYGEDFFNLCINLYPNGSEISERVKFYKSTFALQEALHGIENNDHQAFVIGIKEYR; encoded by the coding sequence ATGTATAATGATTATATTGATCGCATAAAACAAGTGTATCCCGAAATATTAATAAAGGATATTGAGCCTAATGTTATTGGACAAAATAACGACGTCTTAATTATAAATAAATCTCTAGTGTTTAGGTTTCCAAAGTATAAGCTAGGAATAACAAAATTAAAAGAAGAGACGGCAATTTTAAAGTCAATTAATAATAGTTTAACAACTCAAATACCTAATCCGATTTATCAATCATTTGAACAAATGGAAGTAGGACAAGTTTTCACTGGATATAAGTTAATTCAAGGATCTCCCTTTTGGAGGGAAGAATTTGAAAAGATAAAGGATAAAGACCTAGTAAAGAAATTAGCTTTGCAACTAGTAACTTTTCTAATAGAGTTACATTCCATTCCAATAGAACAAATAGAAAGAGTCCTAAATAAAAAGAAAAAAAATGATGTAACTAGTGATGTCAAAGTATTGTTTAATAAAATTGAAAACAAGCTTTATTCATTTATGAGCAAGGATGCTAAAGAGAAGGTATCTCACATGTTTGAATCCATTTTGAATAACGAAAGAAATTTGGATATTAAACAAAGACTTACTCACGGTGATTTTGGAGCTTCAAATATATTGTGGAAATCTAATTCATCTGAAATATCAGGGGTTATTGATTTTGGTGGCATTGAAATAGGAGATCCAGCATATGATTTTTCTGGAATATTGTCTAGTTATGGTGAAGATTTCTTTAATTTATGTATAAATTTATATCCAAATGGAAGTGAAATATCCGAACGTGTCAAATTTTACAAAAGTACATTTGCATTACAGGAAGCATTGCATGGGATAGAAAATAATGATCATCAAGCCTTTGTTATAGGAATTAAAGAATATAGATAA